A genomic stretch from Aquila chrysaetos chrysaetos chromosome 1, bAquChr1.4, whole genome shotgun sequence includes:
- the PCM1 gene encoding pericentriolar material 1 protein isoform X18, translating into MATGGGPFEEGMNDQDLPSWSNESLDDRLNNTDWGSQQKKANRSSEKNKKKLGGEAETRLTNDISPESSPGMGRRKTRTPHSFPHARYVTQMSVPEQAELERLKQRINFSDLDQRSIGSDSQGRATAANNKRQLNENKKPFNFLSLQINTNKSKDPASGSQKKESGVSVQCKELFGAALSKDFLQNRQVSAQEDGRGEPAMDSSQARDPQQEAKEELENLKKQHDLLKRMLQQQEQLKALQGRQAALLALQHKAEQAIAVMDDSVVTETTGSVSGVSLTSELNEELNDLIQRFHNQLHDSQTQSVPDNRRQAESLSLTREISQSRNSSVSEHLSDEKVQLFNKMRVLQGKKQKMDKLLGELHTLRDQHLNNSSFFPGSGSPQRSIDQRSTTSAASGPAGIVTVVNGESNSLASAPYPPDSLVSQNESEEDDNLNPTEKLQKLNEVRKRLNELRELVHYYEQTSDMMTDAVNENTKEEEETEESESDSEQEDPQPVTNIRNPQAISSWSEINSNSNVQCGTNNRDGRHLNTDCEINNRSAANIRTLKMSSTLDCHNREGEKDIDLPQGEDDEVEEDRVSEDSISSHRSSLGDAAGDAEFEQKINRLIAAKQKLRQLQNLAAMVQDDDPEPQATIANAPNIGDLFLGEVEETKQQPNNVRASTNKLQKDVELNEKAREKFYEAKLQQQQQELKQLQEERRKLIEIQEKIQVLQKACPDLQLSAGLGNCPANRQTSPATSTPAMNECNTAGKPLLEFDESVPVGNELWSEMRRHEILREELRQRRKQLEALMAEHQRRRELAETISTVAASVKSEGSEAQRTPQQSRTEKTMATWGGSTQCALEEENGDEDGYLSDAVGQAEEEEEDASSLNDSFSIYPNNNIPDNAYFVKENKDRWKNCRPLSADGNYRPLSKTRQQQNISMRRQENLRWMSELSYVEEKEQWQEQINQLKKQHEFSVSICQTLMQDQQTLSCLLQTLLTGPYSMMPNNVASSQVHLIMHQLNQCYTQLTWQQNNVQRLKQMLNDLMRQQEQQQCQEKPSRKERGSSAPPPPSPVFCPFSFPPQPVNLFNVPGFTNFSSFAPGINYNPVFPSGFGDFAHSMSPHSSEQQQQEHPLDHNASGKTEYMAFPKPFESSSSNGAEKQRSHRQPEEEMEKRSTWLNDTQELKKDDQSQLKSGFAVSVQNIASGHKNQSDMSRRREFDEESLESFSSMPDPVDPTTVTKTFKSRKASAQASLASKDKTPKSKNKRKSSSQLKGRIKNTGYESASASSVCEPCKSNKSRHSEEVVNAKVFSKRNREQLEKIIKYSRSTEMSSETGSDLSMFEALRDTIYSEVATLISQNESRPHFLIELFHELQLLNTDYLRQRALYALQDIVTRHLSENNEKGKCTKSLNSATWMASNSELTPSESLASTDDETFGKNFSTEACQDCEQNDADNGSTMSTSSNFEPFATDDLGNTVIHLDQALARMREYERMKIEAESTLDSEGCSSNFQVASAAKLEGLGTSECLPVPQSSEVSAVPCPRIDTQQLDRQIKAIMKEVIPFLKEHMDEVCSSQLLTSVRRMVLTLTQQNDESKEFVKFFHKQLGSILQDSLAKFAGRKLKDCGEDLLVEISEVLFNELAFFKLMQDLDNNSISVKQRCKRKIETTEVIQSYAKEDKDETETVKQVQDSEMYDGNGVPEGIRSDVSDQEEDEESESGPLAISLSKAETQALTNYGSGEDENEDEEIEFEEGPVDVQTSLQASSETTTENEQNSNQELSKTKSSEILSSEQESVKGEQEATMLPHYLNVMENTPPLTVNTPESFITASMKTEESSSSLPVNETQTLDTCVGNKSAASSESSMAGSPDTESPVLVNEYEAGSGNVSQKSDEDDFVKVEDLPLKLAVYSEADLMKKMATEAQTNSLSDELLDGGGAQDQELVGDAQTLKEPETFGGQSA; encoded by the exons ATGGCAACAGGAGGTGGTCCCTTTGAAGAAGGCATGAATGATCAGGACTTACCTAGCTGGAGCAATGAGAGCCTTGATGACCGGCTGAACAACACG GACTGGGGAAGtcaacagaagaaagcaaacagatcttcagaaaaaaacaagaaaaagcttGGTGGGGAAGCTGAAACAAGGCTTACTAATGATATATCTCCAGAATCCTCACCTGGAATGGGACGACGGAAGACCAGAACTCCTCATAGTTTTCCTCATGCTCGATATGTGACCCAGATGTCTGTTCCAGAGCAGGCTGAACTAGAAAGGCttaaacaaagaataaatttcAGTGATCTGGATCAG aGAAGCATTGGAAGTGATTCTCAAGGCAGGGCAACGGCTGCTAACAACAAACGTCaacttaatgaaaacaaaaaaccattcAACTTCCTGTCACTGCAGATAAACactaacaaaagcaaagatCCTGCCTCGGGTtcccaaaaaaaggaaagtgggGTATCAGTGCAATGTAAAGAGTTGTTTGGAGCTGCTCTAAGCAAGGATTTCTTGCAAAATCGTCAAGTCTCTGCTCAAGAAGATGGAAGGGGAGAACCAGCTATGGATAGTAGCCAG GCCAGGGATCCTCAACAGGAGGCTAAAGAGGAATTGGAGAACTTGAAGAAGCAGCATGATTTATTGAAAAGGATGCTGCAACAGCAGGAGCAATTGAAGGCTCTTCAAGGAAGACAGGCAGCTCTTCTTGCTTTGCAGCATAAAGCAGAGCAAGCAATTGCTGTCATGGATGATTCTG TTGTAACAGAGACTACAGGTAGTGTTTCAGGAGTAAGCCTTACATCAGAGTTGAATGAAGAATTGAATGACTTAATTCAGCGCTTTCACAACCAACTTCATGATTCTCAG ACACAATCTGTGCCAGACAATAGAAGGCAAGCAGAAAGTCTTTCACTTACCAGAGAGATTTCACAAAGCAGAAACTCTTCAGTGTCTGAACACCTGTCAGATGAGAAGGTGCAGCTTTTTAACAAGATGAGAGTGTTGCAgggtaaaaagcaaaaaatggaCAAACTGTTAGGAGAACTTCATACGCTTCGTGACCAGCATCTAAATAACTCCTCTT tttttcctGGTTCAGGTTCTCCTCAAAGGAGTATTGATCAAAGAAGTACAACTTCAGCTGCTTCTGGTCCTGCAGGCATAGTGACTGTTGTCAATGGTGAATCAAATAGCCTGGCATCTGCTCCCTATCCTCCTGATTCGCTGGTTTCTCAGAATGAGAGTGAAGAGGATGACAATCTAAATCCAACAGAAAAGCTTCA gaAGCTAAATGAAGTTCGTAAGAGGCTGAATGAGTTACGTGAGTTAGTTCACTACTATGAGCAAACATCTGATATGATGACAGATGCTGTGAATGAAAACActaaggaagaggaagaaacagaagaatcagAAAGTGATTCTGAACAAGAGGATCCACAGCCTGTTACAAATATTAG AAACCCTCAAGCAATCAGTAGTTGGAGTGAAATAAATAGCAACTCAAATGTACAGTGTGGTACTAATAACAGAGATGGAAGACATCTTAATACagactgtgaaataaataaCCGATCTGCTGCTAATATAAGGACTCTAAAAATGTCTTCTACTCTAG ACTGTCATAATAGGGAGGGTGAAAAAGACATCGACCTACCCCAAGGTGAAGATGATGAAGTGGAAGAAGATAGAGTTAGTGAAGATTCCATATCTAGTCACAGAAGCAGCCTGGGTGATGCTGCTGGCGATGCTGAGTTTGAACAGAAGATCAATAGGCTTAtagctgcaaaacagaaactTAGACAATTACAAAACCTTGCTGCTATGGTGCag GATGATGATCCAGAACCTCAAGCAACAATTGCAAATGCACCTAATATTGGTGACTTGTTTTTGGGTGAGGTGGAAGAgacaaaacaacaaccaaacaatGTCCGAGCTAGTACCAACAAATTACAAAAAGATGTAgaactaaatgaaaaagcaag AGAGAAGTTTTATGAAGCtaaacttcagcagcagcaacaggagctTAAGCAGttacaagaagaaagaagaaaactgattgaaattcaagaaaaaatacaagtgtTACAGAAAGCTTGCCCTGACCTTCAA ttgtCAGCTGGCCTGGGTAACTGCCCAGCAAATAGGCAGACTTCACCAGCAACCTCAACTCCAGCCATGAATGAGTGTAACACAGCTGGCAAGCCTTTACTTGAATTTGATGAATCTGTACCAGTAGGCAATGAG TTATGGTCTGAGATGAGAAGACATGAGATTTTAAGAGAAGAATTGCGACAGAGGAGAAAGCAACTTGAAGCTTTAATGGCTGAACATCAGAGGAGGAGAGAGCTCGCAGAAACAATATCTACTGTTGCTGCATCTGTTAAAAGTGAAGGATCAGAAGCTCAGCGTACTCCACAGCAGAGTAGGACTGAAAA GACAATGGCTACCTGGGGAGGTTCTACCCAGTGTGCACTAGAGGAGGAGAATGGAGATGAAGACGGTTATCTCTCTGATGCAGTTGGTCaggcagaagaagaggaagaagatgcGTCAAGTTTGAATGACAGTTTCTCTATTTATCCCAATAACAACATACCAGATAATGCatattttgttaaagaaaacaaggataG GTGGAAAAATTGCCGTCCTCTTTCAGCAGATGGGAATTACCGTCCATTGTCTAAGACCAGGCAACAGCAAAACATAAGTATGCGACGTCAGGAAAACCTTCGGTGGATGTCCGAACTTTCAtatgtggaagaaaaggaacaatGGCAAGAGCAGATCAATCAGTTGAAGAAACAGCATGAATTTAGTGTCAGCATTTGTCAAACTTTGATGCAGGATCAGCAG aCCCTCTCTTGTCTACTACAAACTTTGCTTACAGGTCCTTACAGTATGATGCCCAATAATGTTGCGTCTTCACAAGTGCATCTTATTATGCATCAattaaaccagtgttatacTCAACTGACTTGGCAGCAGAATAATGTCCAAAG GTTGAAACAAATGTTAAATGATCTTATGCGCCAGCAAGAACAACAACAATGTCAAGAGAAGCCATCaagaaaggagagaggcagTAGTGCACCACCACCTCCATCTCCTGTTTTCTGTCCATTCAGCTTTCCTCCACAACCTGTGAACCTGTTTAACGTACCAGGATttactaatttttcttcctttgctccaG GTATTAACTATAATCCAGTGTTCCCTTCTGGTTTTGGAGATTTTGCACACAGTATGTCCCCACACAgcagtgagcagcagcagcaagaacatCCTCTAGATCATAATGCTTCTGGGAAAACTGAGTATATGGCATTCCCCAAACCTTTTGAAAGCAGTTCCTCTAAtggagcagaaaaacaaag GAGTCATAGACAacctgaagaagaaatggaaaaaagatcaACTTGGCTTAATGATACCCAGGAACTGAAAAAAGATGATCAGTCTCAGCTGAAATCAGGTTTTGCAGTTTCAGTACAAAACATTGCTTCTGGTCATAAAAATCAGTCTGATATGAGCAGGAGAAGAGAGTTTGATGAAGAGTCTTTGGAGAGTTTTAGTAGCATGCCTGATCCTGTAGACCCAACTACTGtgacaaagacatttaaatctAGAAAAGCATCAGCGCAAGCAAGTTTGGCATCAAAAGATAAAACACCCAAATCGAAGAACAAGAGGAAGAGTTCTTCTCAGCTAAaaggcagaattaaaaatactg GTTATGAAAGTGCAAGTGCTTCTAGTGTGTGTGAACCCTGCAAGAGCAATAAAAGCAGACACTCTGAAGAGGTTGTTAATGCAAAGGTGTTCAGCAAAAGGAATCGGGaacaattggaaaaaataattaaatacagtaGATCTACAGAAATGTCTTCAG aaactgGTAGTGATCTTTCTATGTTTGAAGCTTTGCGAGACACAATTTATTCTGAAGTGGCAACTCTTATTTCTCAAAATGAGTCTCGTCCCCACTTTCTTATTGAACTTTTCCATGAGCTTCAGCTGCTAAATACAGATTACCTGAGGCAAAGAGCTCTATATGCTTTACAG GATATAGTGACCAGACACCTCTCTGAGAACAATGAAAAAGGGAAGTGCACAAAATCACTGAATTCTGCAACATGGATGGCATCAAATTCTGAACTCACTCCCAGTGAAAGCCTTGCTTCTACAGATGAT GAAACTTTTGGCAAGAACTTTTCTACAGAAGCATGTCAAGATTGTGAACAAAATGATGCAGACAATGGGAGTACTATGTCTACATCTTCAAATTTTGAACCCTTTGCCACTGATGACCTTG GCAACACAGTGATTCACTTAGATCAAGCTTTGGCTAGGATGAGGGAATATGAGCGTATGAAAATTGAAGCTGAAAGTACCCTTGACTCTGAGGGCTGCTCTAGTAATTTTCAGGTTGCTTCTGCTGCTAAATTAGAAG gtcTAGGTACCAGTGAATGTCTTCCTGTGCCACAGTCAAGTGAAGTTTCTGCTGTTCCATGTCCTCGTATAGATACTCAGCAGCTTGACCGGCAGATTAAAGCAATCATGAAAGAGGTCATTCCTTTTCTGAAG GAACACATGGATGAAGTATGTTCTTCTCAATTATTGACATCAGTAAGACGTATGGTCTTGACTCTAACACAACAGAATGATGAAAGTAAAGAATTTGTGAAGTTCTTTCATAAGCAGCTTGGCAGTATACTTCAG GATTCACTGGCGAAATTTGCTGGTAGAAAATTAAAAGACTGTGGGGAGGATCTTCTTGTGGAGATCTCTGAAGTATTATTTAATGAATTAGCCTTTTTTAAACTCATGCAAGACTTGGACAAcaacagtatttctgtaaagcagagatgtaaaagaaaaatagaaactaCTGAAGTGATACAGTCTTATGCTAAAGAG GACAAGGATGAGACTGAGACTGTTAAACAAGTACAGGACTCAGAAATGTATGATGGTAATGGAGTTCCTGAAGGTATTAGGTCTGATGTGTCTGATcaagaggaagatgaggaaagTGAAAGCGGTCCACTGGCAATAA GTTTGTCAAAAGCAGAAACCCAAGCTCTGACTAACTATGGCAGTGGAGAAGATGAGAATGAAGATGAAGAAATAGAATTTGAGGAAGGACCTGTTGATGTGCAGACATCACTACAAGCCAGCAGTgaaacaacaactgaaaatgaacaG AATTCAAACCAAGAATTGAGTAAGACAAAAAGCAGTGAGATTTTGTCATCAGAACAAGAATCTGTTAAAG GTGAACAAGAAGCTACAATGTTGCCTCATTACCTCAATGTCATGGAGAATACACCACCTTTAACAGTCAATACCCCAGAATCCTTTATAACAGCCagtatgaaaacagaagaatcaAGCTCATCATTACCAGTAAATGAAACTCAAACACTAGATACGTGTGTAGGAAACAAATCTGCTGCAAGTTCTGAAAGCTCCATGGCTGGCAGCCCTGATACGGAGTCACCTGTGTTGGTGAATGAATAT GAAGCTGGTTCTGGAAATGTCAGTCAAAAATCTGATGAAGATGACTTTGTGAAAGTTGAAGACTTGCCCCTTAAACTTGCAGTATATTCAGAG GCagatttaatgaagaaaatggcaACAGAGGCTCAAACCAACAGTTTGTCTGATGAATTACTGGATGGAGGTGGAGCTCAAGATCAGGAATTAGTAGGAGATGCCCAAACTTTAAAAGAACCTG aaacttttGGAGGTCAAAGTGCATGA